Proteins encoded within one genomic window of Flavobacterium gilvum:
- a CDS encoding alpha/beta hydrolase family protein, with product MTKNTSNHIKPLKIPKILVLSSKVIAFLSDKWVTVYASKLFTTPIKHKVPKREIDMDQKSIQQMIVIPEINRKVNIYQYGKSEKKVLLVHGWSGRGTQLCKIADEMLKLGYATVSFDAPAHGKSPGNSTIMVDFIASILEIDRLFGPFEIAIGHSLGGMSVLNAIKKDFRVDKAIIIGSGDIVQDITDDFISKLGLKPKISKLLCQYFEKKYGERMENFDAYKAAEKTLIPTLVIHDENDPEVPVKAGIHIYDHLKNGELMLTKRLGHRKILADFLVIEKITNFIKK from the coding sequence ATGACAAAAAATACTTCGAATCATATAAAGCCTTTGAAAATTCCTAAGATTTTAGTACTCTCTAGTAAGGTTATTGCGTTTTTGTCAGACAAATGGGTAACTGTTTACGCTTCAAAATTATTTACAACTCCCATAAAACATAAAGTTCCGAAACGAGAAATTGATATGGATCAAAAGAGTATCCAACAAATGATTGTAATTCCCGAGATAAATAGAAAGGTAAATATCTATCAATACGGGAAAAGCGAGAAAAAAGTGTTGCTGGTTCATGGATGGTCAGGAAGAGGAACACAATTGTGCAAAATTGCAGATGAAATGCTGAAACTAGGATATGCAACTGTTAGTTTTGATGCTCCAGCACATGGTAAATCGCCAGGAAACTCAACTATTATGGTGGATTTTATTGCTTCAATTTTGGAAATAGACAGACTATTTGGGCCTTTTGAAATTGCTATTGGACATTCTCTGGGAGGCATGTCTGTGCTAAATGCCATTAAAAAAGATTTCCGTGTAGATAAGGCAATCATTATAGGAAGCGGCGATATTGTTCAGGATATTACAGATGATTTTATTTCGAAGTTAGGATTGAAACCCAAAATCAGTAAACTACTGTGTCAGTATTTTGAAAAAAAATATGGTGAAAGAATGGAAAATTTTGATGCGTATAAAGCTGCAGAAAAAACATTAATTCCAACTTTGGTAATTCATGACGAAAATGATCCCGAAGTTCCTGTTAAAGCAGGAATACATATTTATGATCATCTTAAAAACGGAGAATTGATGTTGACCAAAAGATTAGGTCATAGAAAGATTCTTGCTGATTTTCTGGTGATTGAAAAAATAACTAATTTTATTAAAAAATAA
- the msrB gene encoding peptide-methionine (R)-S-oxide reductase MsrB produces MNYPFLKSEKEWEEELGAERYRILRQKGTEYPHTGKYNLHFENGVYCCGGCGTSLFESDSKFDAHCGWPSFDKSIPGKVEYIVDNSHGMQRTEIVCANCGGHLGHVFEDGPTKTGQRYCVNSLSVDFKEK; encoded by the coding sequence ATGAACTATCCTTTTTTAAAATCAGAAAAAGAATGGGAAGAAGAATTAGGAGCCGAGCGTTACAGAATTCTTCGGCAAAAAGGAACCGAATACCCACATACCGGTAAATATAATTTGCATTTTGAAAATGGAGTATATTGCTGTGGCGGCTGCGGCACTTCCCTATTTGAAAGTGATTCTAAGTTTGATGCCCATTGTGGATGGCCGTCTTTTGATAAATCGATCCCAGGAAAAGTAGAATATATTGTCGATAATTCACATGGAATGCAACGAACTGAAATTGTTTGTGCTAATTGTGGAGGTCATTTAGGACACGTTTTTGAAGATGGTCCTACAAAAACCGGACAGCGTTATTGCGTAAATTCGTTGTCAGTAGATTTTAAAGAAAAATAA